Proteins from one Chroococcidiopsis sp. CCMEE 29 genomic window:
- a CDS encoding cation transporter — MSDDCCHKKAGEVSKLRKQQSRVLWTVLLINAVMFVVELGAGIRSASLSLTGDSLDMLGDALVYGSSLLVINQGRKAQARSALLKGSIMFLSAVAVFARASYQLFAQTMPEVRAMSAVGLIALFANLLCLFLLTRHRNDNINMSSVWLCSRNDIIANTSVLGAAFFVFLTNSLLPDLVVGLLLTVVFVKSASKVVSQSWRELQQA, encoded by the coding sequence ATGAGTGATGATTGCTGCCACAAGAAGGCTGGCGAAGTGTCCAAACTCAGAAAACAGCAGAGTAGAGTTTTGTGGACCGTTCTGCTCATCAATGCCGTAATGTTTGTGGTGGAATTAGGAGCTGGTATTAGGTCTGCATCACTTTCGCTGACGGGAGATTCGCTCGATATGCTAGGGGATGCGTTGGTTTATGGTAGTAGTCTTTTAGTCATCAACCAAGGGAGGAAGGCTCAAGCAAGGTCGGCACTGCTCAAGGGGAGCATTATGTTTTTGTCAGCTGTGGCTGTCTTCGCCAGAGCCAGCTATCAGCTATTTGCTCAGACAATGCCAGAGGTGAGGGCAATGAGTGCGGTAGGGTTAATAGCCTTGTTTGCCAACTTGCTGTGTCTATTCTTATTGACTAGACACAGAAACGACAATATTAATATGTCCTCGGTATGGCTTTGTTCTCGCAATGATATCATTGCTAACACTTCTGTTCTGGGAGCTGCTTTTTTCGTATTTCTGACAAACTCTTTGCTACCCGATTTAGTTGTCGGACTTCTGCTCACCGTAGTCTTTGTCAAATCAGCTTCTAAAGTTGTTTCTCAGTCTTGGAGAGAATTACAACAAGCCTAA
- a CDS encoding transglutaminase family protein, with product MKFNLGCQLSYSIIQSSTLVFNISAVNNEYQEILDENLQIEPQLEVEEYTDPILKNRYFRLNAQPGKLKVAYQATAQIQPFYAEPDTIAEVLPAELPLDIFPYLYPSRYCQSDQLLQLAASEFGNLKLGFSRVTAICNWIYDHITYLSGSTDQSTSAADTVVERAGVCRDFAHLGIALCRALNIPARFVSGYAYSLEPPDFHACFEAYLDHRWYLFDPTRLVPQNGLIRIGTGRDATDASFATIFGLVQMEQMHLFVKQVQEGESSSQETPGYTVKAIAIV from the coding sequence ATGAAATTCAACCTTGGCTGTCAACTCAGCTATAGTATTATCCAATCAAGCACTTTGGTATTCAACATTAGTGCTGTTAACAATGAGTACCAAGAAATTTTGGACGAAAACCTCCAGATTGAACCTCAACTGGAGGTTGAAGAGTACACCGATCCGATTCTCAAAAATCGCTACTTCCGACTGAATGCACAGCCTGGAAAGCTGAAAGTTGCCTATCAAGCAACAGCACAAATACAGCCTTTCTATGCAGAGCCTGACACAATTGCAGAAGTCCTGCCCGCTGAATTGCCACTGGATATTTTTCCCTATCTTTACCCCAGTCGCTACTGTCAGTCAGATCAACTCTTGCAGCTAGCCGCCTCTGAGTTTGGCAATCTCAAGCTTGGCTTTTCTCGGGTTACGGCGATTTGCAACTGGATTTACGACCATATTACCTATCTATCTGGTAGTACCGATCAATCTACGTCCGCTGCTGATACGGTGGTAGAACGGGCGGGCGTTTGTCGGGATTTTGCCCATCTAGGTATTGCCCTATGTCGAGCCTTAAATATTCCAGCTCGCTTTGTCTCCGGATATGCATATTCCTTAGAGCCACCGGACTTTCACGCCTGTTTTGAAGCTTATCTAGATCATCGTTGGTACTTGTTCGATCCCACCCGCTTAGTACCCCAAAATGGTTTAATTCGAATTGGCACCGGACGAGATGCGACAGACGCTTCTTTCGCGACTATTTTTGGTTTAGTTCAGATGGAGCAAATGCATCTATTTGTTAAGCAGGTACAGGAAGGAGAAAGTAGCTCGCAAGAAACGCCAGGATACACTGTAAAGGCGATCGCTATCGTATAA
- a CDS encoding transposase — MREITKPSTAKCNLDTYTLFLLAEPKYAGCNRLSEILKHVSHDSVNRFLLRERYQPKDLFEEIKPHIQLVGGTLSCDDTVIDKPYSEPNLAELIGYFWSGKHHRIVKGLHLITLYYTDASAKSIPVNYRIYDKREGLTKNDYFRVMITEVLAWGLQPETVTGDAWYSALENLKFLKNREVGFLMGIAKNRKVSTDGKNYTQVQNLEIPDQGLVIHLKNFGRVKVFRRIFKNEAERYYITYLPNSDATEQVSRQEFNESHSIHWGIECYHRALKQLCGVSRFMVRTSEAIKTHIFCSIRAFTKLELMRAEELIENWYELQKNLYLQVAREFILEHLQQKLEVNLHNQSFVNA, encoded by the coding sequence ATCAGAGAGATTACAAAACCATCTACAGCCAAATGCAACCTCGACACTTATACCTTATTCCTGTTAGCTGAACCTAAGTACGCAGGCTGCAACCGCTTGTCAGAAATTCTTAAGCACGTCTCACACGACAGCGTCAATCGCTTCTTGTTAAGGGAAAGATATCAACCTAAAGACTTGTTTGAAGAGATAAAACCACACATTCAATTGGTGGGCGGCACTTTAAGCTGTGACGATACCGTTATTGATAAACCTTATAGTGAGCCAAATTTAGCTGAACTAATTGGATACTTTTGGTCAGGAAAACATCATCGAATTGTTAAAGGGCTTCACCTCATTACCCTGTATTACACCGACGCATCAGCTAAGTCTATCCCAGTTAATTATCGGATCTACGATAAGCGGGAGGGTTTGACAAAAAACGATTACTTTCGAGTAATGATTACGGAGGTTTTGGCTTGGGGCTTGCAGCCAGAAACGGTAACTGGTGATGCTTGGTATTCAGCCCTTGAAAATCTGAAATTCTTGAAAAACCGGGAAGTAGGATTTCTCATGGGTATTGCCAAAAATCGAAAAGTCTCAACTGATGGTAAAAATTACACCCAGGTACAAAATTTGGAAATTCCTGACCAAGGTTTGGTAATACATCTGAAAAACTTTGGGCGCGTCAAAGTATTTCGGAGGATATTCAAAAACGAAGCCGAGAGATACTACATTACATACCTACCTAATTCAGATGCTACCGAACAAGTTAGCCGACAGGAATTCAATGAGTCGCACTCAATCCATTGGGGAATTGAATGCTATCACCGAGCCTTGAAACAACTGTGTGGAGTTTCGCGGTTTATGGTCAGAACAAGTGAGGCTATTAAAACTCACATTTTTTGTTCAATCCGAGCCTTTACTAAGTTAGAGTTAATGCGAGCTGAAGAACTAATTGAAAACTGGTACGAATTACAAAAGAATTTGTACCTACAGGTGGCAAGGGAATTCATTCTAGAACACCTCCAGCAGAAACTTGAAGTGAATTTACATAATCAGTCTTTTGTCAATGCGTAA
- a CDS encoding zinc ribbon domain-containing protein, producing the protein MTAYRCELRRGQQIYLENQGRQTVITLVSTGVGQQQSQCHSFDTGKWRVMPIVFRTAAGGVIQVEGEGRHFVQVQAQGMSVLNVSPPLSGAQTLPLEAVETAAGINSGSTIPPIEPMKMGNMQMSMNPMEMRMGNMEMRMGEPLKMGKPSEQTHSAKNFCPQCGSRVEAGDRFCSHCGNRLSNEN; encoded by the coding sequence ATGACTGCTTACAGATGCGAGCTCCGTCGGGGTCAGCAGATTTATCTTGAGAACCAGGGAAGGCAAACGGTGATAACGTTGGTTAGTACTGGAGTAGGTCAGCAGCAAAGCCAGTGCCATAGCTTTGATACTGGCAAGTGGCGCGTAATGCCCATAGTTTTTCGGACTGCTGCGGGTGGGGTCATCCAAGTTGAAGGCGAAGGTCGGCATTTCGTTCAAGTGCAAGCTCAGGGAATGAGTGTGCTGAATGTGTCTCCTCCACTGAGTGGCGCACAGACCCTGCCATTGGAGGCGGTAGAGACTGCCGCAGGAATCAACTCAGGTTCCACCATCCCACCAATAGAACCAATGAAGATGGGTAATATGCAAATGAGCATGAACCCAATGGAAATGCGGATGGGCAATATGGAAATGCGGATGGGGGAGCCTTTAAAGATGGGAAAACCATCAGAGCAGACACACTCAGCGAAGAATTTCTGTCCTCAGTGTGGTAGTAGAGTGGAAGCAGGCGATCGCTTCTGCTCTCACTGCGGCAATCGTCTATCCAATGAAAATTAG
- a CDS encoding metalloregulator ArsR/SmtB family transcription factor, with protein sequence MTKPKPDDVCQVRCFNIDLVTQVCEAMPGDEVLEEAQILFSALADKSRLKILYALSNNQELCVCDVASMLGVKVAVASHHLRKLRDLKILKYRNDGKLAYYSLKDQRIVEVLYYALGQIAG encoded by the coding sequence GTGACAAAACCAAAACCAGACGATGTCTGTCAGGTGCGGTGTTTTAATATAGACTTGGTAACCCAAGTCTGTGAAGCAATGCCTGGGGACGAGGTTCTGGAAGAAGCTCAAATACTCTTCAGTGCTCTAGCAGACAAGTCACGACTAAAAATCCTCTATGCCCTCAGTAATAATCAAGAGCTTTGCGTCTGTGACGTAGCATCAATGCTTGGGGTTAAGGTAGCAGTTGCCTCCCACCATCTGCGAAAACTGCGAGACCTCAAGATACTCAAGTACAGAAATGATGGCAAACTTGCCTACTACTCACTAAAAGACCAACGTATTGTAGAAGTTCTCTATTATGCACTCGGGCAAATAGCAGGCTAG
- a CDS encoding MHYT domain-containing protein produces MIATVTALNATYNLPLVVLSVVIAIITSYTALDLVGRVTVAQGRERKLWLIGGAIAMGIGIWSMHFIGILAYNLPIPMSHDCFIVLASMVVTIIVSGAALFIVSRQQLSQLALLVGSIFMGLGIAAMNYTGMAAMRLQAIAHYNPVLVGLSIAIAIIASLMALWLAFKLRNDNTLIGSVRRFGSAILMGSAIAGTHYTAMAAVSFEITEQPGLHSSHLVRHSMLAVGIAIATLIVMALAMVASIFDQRLNLQMARAEALRQSEERFRSLVQNASDIIAVVAADGTISYTSASVQRILGYPPQDWLGKKVFQFVHPEERNMAENLIKQAIAFPGIDITTEFCLLHADSEARDFEVSANNLLAQPEVAGIVTTYRDITVRKRNELALRKSEESYRAFVEQSSEGIWRFELEQPLSTDLSEDEQIQHLYQYGYLAECNNAMAQMYGFTCAEEIVGARLADFLISSDPHNIEYLYSFIRSGYRLNDAESHELDKQGRSKYFLNNLVGIVENGVLVRAWGSQREITERKQTEDALKNNQKRLELAQKAGKIGTFEWNIQTEQVTWTEELEAVYGLAPGSFGGNYGNWTQFLHPEDRVRAQQEVRSAAMEGTELDTEFRILSPDGSLHWLAAKAHVFCDRTGKPLRMIGVNMDISDRKQAEVEREQLLAREQAARAEAEAANRIKDEFLATLSHELRTPLNAMLGWIQLLRTRKFDEATTTRALETIDRNTKSLAQLIEDVLDVSRIITGKLRLNVRPVELVPVISAAIETVLPAAEAKDIQLKSLFDTPAGPVLGDANRLQQVVWNLLSNAVKFTPKGGLVEIRLAVINSKVQIRVSDTGQGISPDFLPYVFERFRQADSSMTRSQGGLGLGLAIVRHLVELHGGTVYAESPGVGQGATFIVELPLMAVSCATAKELPMQPMVTNEVPKLCPLALDGLRVLVVDDELDARELIATVLGQCGAEVKAVASAIEALAVLEQFQPQVLVSDIGMPGEDGYTLIRKLRALEAEQGGQIPAVALTAYARAEDRTQALLAGFQLHVPKPVDPSELAVVVGKLAGRSK; encoded by the coding sequence GTGATCGCTACAGTTACAGCCTTGAATGCTACCTACAATTTACCCCTTGTTGTTCTTTCAGTTGTCATTGCCATTATCACTTCTTACACAGCGCTAGATTTAGTTGGGCGAGTAACTGTGGCTCAAGGACGAGAGCGCAAGCTGTGGCTAATTGGAGGCGCGATCGCCATGGGGATTGGCATTTGGTCAATGCACTTCATCGGCATACTTGCCTATAACTTGCCTATACCCATGTCCCATGACTGCTTCATCGTTTTAGCGTCGATGGTAGTGACAATTATAGTTTCCGGGGCTGCTCTATTTATAGTTAGCCGCCAGCAGCTCAGTCAGCTAGCGCTACTAGTTGGCAGTATTTTCATGGGACTTGGGATTGCTGCCATGAATTATACAGGGATGGCGGCAATGCGATTACAGGCGATCGCTCACTACAACCCGGTACTAGTTGGACTTTCAATCGCCATTGCCATCATTGCCTCCCTCATGGCTTTGTGGTTGGCGTTCAAGCTGCGAAATGACAACACCCTGATTGGAAGTGTGCGACGGTTTGGCAGCGCAATTTTGATGGGGAGTGCGATCGCTGGTACGCACTATACCGCAATGGCAGCGGTTAGCTTCGAAATAACTGAGCAACCGGGGTTGCATTCGTCCCATCTTGTCCGTCACTCGATGCTGGCAGTGGGAATCGCAATTGCTACGTTGATCGTAATGGCTCTAGCGATGGTGGCTTCCATCTTCGATCAACGGCTCAATCTCCAGATGGCAAGAGCCGAGGCACTGCGCCAAAGCGAAGAGCGCTTCCGCTCCCTCGTACAAAATGCCTCTGATATCATCGCGGTTGTTGCTGCCGATGGCACTATAAGTTACACCAGTGCATCCGTGCAACGAATTTTAGGTTATCCACCTCAGGATTGGCTGGGCAAAAAAGTTTTTCAATTTGTCCATCCTGAAGAGCGAAACATGGCGGAGAATCTGATCAAACAAGCGATCGCTTTTCCAGGAATCGACATTACAACTGAGTTTTGTCTACTACACGCTGATAGTGAGGCGCGAGATTTTGAAGTGAGCGCCAATAACCTGCTGGCGCAGCCGGAAGTAGCTGGCATCGTTACCACTTACCGCGACATTACTGTTCGCAAACGAAATGAGCTTGCCTTACGAAAAAGCGAGGAAAGCTACCGCGCTTTTGTGGAACAGAGTTCTGAAGGTATTTGGCGGTTTGAACTTGAACAGCCCCTCTCAACAGATCTGTCAGAAGATGAGCAAATTCAGCATCTTTACCAGTATGGCTACCTGGCGGAATGCAACAATGCCATGGCACAAATGTATGGCTTTACCTGTGCGGAAGAAATTGTCGGGGCAAGGCTAGCAGACTTCCTGATTTCTTCAGATCCCCATAATATTGAATATTTGTATAGCTTTATTCGTTCTGGATACCGGCTGAACGATGCAGAATCCCATGAACTCGATAAGCAAGGCAGATCAAAGTACTTCTTAAATAACCTTGTGGGAATTGTTGAGAATGGTGTTTTAGTCCGAGCCTGGGGGAGCCAACGTGAAATTACTGAGCGTAAACAGACTGAAGATGCACTCAAAAACAACCAAAAGCGGCTGGAGTTAGCGCAAAAGGCTGGGAAGATCGGCACGTTTGAGTGGAATATTCAAACCGAGCAAGTAACTTGGACAGAAGAACTTGAAGCCGTATACGGGCTTGCACCAGGCAGCTTTGGTGGCAACTATGGCAACTGGACACAGTTTCTCCATCCTGAGGATCGTGTTAGGGCACAACAGGAAGTCAGGAGTGCTGCAATGGAAGGCACAGAGTTAGATACTGAGTTCCGCATCCTTTCGCCTGACGGCAGCTTACATTGGCTCGCAGCTAAAGCTCACGTCTTTTGCGATCGCACCGGGAAGCCATTACGCATGATTGGTGTCAATATGGACATCAGCGATCGCAAGCAGGCAGAGGTAGAACGCGAACAGCTACTAGCCCGCGAGCAAGCAGCACGCGCTGAAGCTGAGGCAGCAAACCGGATCAAGGATGAGTTTCTCGCCACACTTTCCCACGAACTGCGCACTCCCCTGAACGCGATGCTTGGGTGGATACAGCTACTCCGCACCCGGAAGTTCGACGAAGCCACCACTACTCGTGCCCTCGAAACGATTGACCGCAATACCAAGTCATTGGCACAACTAATTGAGGATGTCCTAGACGTATCGCGCATTATTACGGGTAAGCTACGCTTGAATGTTCGTCCGGTAGAACTTGTACCAGTGATTTCGGCAGCGATTGAAACGGTACTACCAGCCGCTGAAGCTAAGGATATTCAGCTTAAGTCCTTATTCGATACTCCCGCAGGACCGGTCTTAGGTGATGCGAACCGCTTACAACAGGTAGTTTGGAATCTGCTCTCTAATGCAGTCAAGTTCACACCCAAGGGGGGACTCGTCGAGATTCGGCTGGCGGTGATTAACTCCAAGGTGCAGATCCGAGTGAGCGATACAGGTCAAGGTATCAGCCCGGATTTTCTCCCCTATGTATTTGAACGCTTCCGCCAAGCCGACAGCTCAATGACAAGATCCCAAGGGGGGCTCGGTTTGGGGTTAGCGATTGTACGCCACTTGGTAGAACTGCACGGCGGCACTGTTTACGCAGAAAGTCCAGGAGTAGGACAAGGAGCAACATTCATTGTGGAGCTACCGCTGATGGCTGTTAGTTGTGCGACAGCCAAGGAGCTACCGATGCAACCAATGGTAACAAATGAAGTGCCCAAGCTTTGCCCGCTAGCGCTTGACGGCTTACGGGTACTGGTCGTAGATGATGAGCTGGACGCACGTGAATTGATCGCGACAGTGCTTGGACAGTGCGGAGCCGAAGTGAAAGCTGTTGCTTCTGCCATTGAGGCATTGGCAGTTCTCGAACAATTTCAGCCGCAGGTACTGGTGAGTGATATTGGTATGCCAGGAGAAGATGGTTACACCCTAATTCGCAAACTGCGAGCACTTGAAGCCGAGCAAGGAGGACAAATTCCAGCTGTGGCACTGACAGCATATGCTAGAGCAGAAGATCGGACACAGGCTTTGTTGGCAGGCTTCCAGCTACACGTTCCTAAACCAGTCGATCCATCTGAATTGGCCGTGGTAGTCGGCAAACTCGCTGGACGCAGTAAATAG
- a CDS encoding DUF29 domain-containing protein, with amino-acid sequence MNKIYETNYELWLDQQIENLRQGVFEQLDIPHLVEELEGLNKSNQRELESYLIGLLTHLLKWEYQPHERSGSWSGSIKNSRKRIAKLFKDQPSLKNYLPEVLSEAYVDAKVWASEETGIKVTLFPEECPYQINDQILSEDWLPD; translated from the coding sequence ATGAATAAGATATATGAAACTAACTACGAACTCTGGCTAGACCAACAAATAGAAAATCTGCGACAAGGCGTATTTGAACAGCTAGATATCCCGCATTTAGTTGAGGAACTAGAAGGATTGAACAAAAGTAATCAGCGGGAGTTGGAAAGCTATCTAATCGGATTATTGACGCACCTGCTTAAGTGGGAGTATCAGCCTCATGAAAGGAGTGGTAGTTGGTCGGGGTCAATCAAGAATAGCCGCAAGCGGATAGCGAAGCTGTTTAAGGATCAACCTTCACTGAAAAATTATTTGCCAGAAGTTTTGTCAGAAGCTTATGTCGATGCTAAAGTTTGGGCAAGCGAGGAGACAGGGATAAAAGTCACGCTATTTCCTGAAGAATGCCCCTACCAAATTAACGACCAGATATTAAGCGAAGACTGGTTGCCTGATTAA
- a CDS encoding class I SAM-dependent methyltransferase produces the protein MNATNLRDKIRQQFDSGPYPRIPLGKSPKNDAMLLYVHNLANPYYLRSQKVIGTEGKLILDAGCGTGYKSLVLAEANPGAKIIGVDISEKSVELARKRLQYHGVTHTEFHAISIEDLPQLGLRFDYINCDEVLYLLPDPAVGLQAMKSVLQPDGLIRANLHSSLQRRYFYRAQEVFKLMGLMDRNPESLEIDLVRNIMNSLKDQVELKAITWKPELEKDEERILANYLLQGDKGYTIPELFSALRTADLEFVSMVNWWQWDLMQLFKEPENLPAFLAMSLPETTVEEHLHLFELLHPFHRLLDFWCGHPNQGQFYDPVSEWTLSEWQAAQVHLVPQLRTPELKVELVKCVMELKPFEISSQLQMGERPVSIDSTIAACLLPLWEGSQSMESLVERWQKLRPVNPVNLELTTEVEALDFVRQTLTGLEKLGYVLLELVNRLTTN, from the coding sequence ATGAATGCAACTAACTTAAGGGATAAAATTCGTCAGCAATTTGATTCGGGTCCTTATCCTAGAATTCCCTTAGGTAAATCTCCTAAGAATGATGCGATGTTACTCTATGTCCATAACTTAGCAAACCCCTACTACTTAAGAAGCCAAAAAGTTATCGGGACAGAAGGCAAATTAATTTTAGATGCCGGATGTGGTACTGGCTACAAGTCCTTAGTTTTAGCAGAAGCAAATCCAGGGGCAAAAATTATTGGAGTTGATATATCAGAAAAATCTGTTGAACTGGCTCGAAAACGCTTGCAGTATCACGGAGTTACTCACACTGAATTTCATGCTATTTCAATTGAAGATTTACCGCAGCTAGGTCTAAGGTTTGACTATATTAATTGTGACGAAGTTTTATATCTTCTTCCTGACCCTGCTGTTGGCTTGCAAGCAATGAAATCTGTCTTGCAGCCGGATGGTTTAATTCGAGCTAATCTCCATAGTTCGTTGCAGCGGAGATACTTCTACCGCGCTCAGGAAGTTTTCAAGTTGATGGGGTTGATGGATCGTAACCCAGAATCATTGGAAATTGACTTGGTGCGAAATATAATGAACAGTCTGAAAGATCAAGTTGAACTTAAGGCTATCACCTGGAAACCCGAGCTTGAAAAAGATGAAGAGCGAATTTTAGCAAATTATTTATTACAGGGAGATAAAGGATATACTATCCCGGAACTTTTCTCTGCTTTGAGGACAGCTGATTTAGAGTTTGTCAGCATGGTGAATTGGTGGCAATGGGACTTGATGCAGTTGTTTAAAGAACCAGAAAATTTGCCAGCTTTTTTGGCAATGAGTTTGCCAGAAACGACTGTAGAAGAGCACCTACATCTATTTGAGCTGCTACATCCTTTCCATCGGCTGCTGGACTTTTGGTGTGGTCATCCTAACCAGGGGCAATTTTACGACCCGGTTAGTGAGTGGACGCTATCTGAGTGGCAAGCAGCACAGGTTCACCTAGTTCCTCAACTGAGAACGCCGGAACTAAAAGTAGAACTGGTTAAATGTGTGATGGAGCTAAAGCCGTTTGAAATTAGCAGCCAGTTGCAAATGGGGGAAAGACCCGTATCTATAGACAGTACGATTGCAGCTTGTCTCCTACCTTTATGGGAGGGGTCGCAGTCGATGGAGTCACTAGTGGAGCGTTGGCAAAAATTAAGACCCGTGAATCCCGTAAATTTAGAGCTGACAACAGAGGTGGAGGCTTTGGACTTTGTAAGGCAAACTCTAACGGGGTTGGAGAAACTGGGTTATGTGCTTTTAGAATTGGTTAATCGATTGACAACAAATTAG
- a CDS encoding DEAD/DEAH box helicase family protein produces the protein MARTPTLSFDRGTLILHPPPRGKTWVDYATWDDRVEKFRIPAIHYRQLVETLQAEGSNFSDEARGFEPLELIPSMEMEPYLHQSEALAAWKQAGRKGVVVLPTAAGKTYLAQLAMQATPRSTLIVVPTLDLMHQWYAHLEAAFPDAEVGLLGGGSRDRTPILVATYDSAAIHAESLGNRYALLIFDECHHLPTDFNRVIAEYAIAPYRLGLTATPERTDGKHADLNILIGAEIYRKTAEELAGKALAQHEVVQIKVKLSQHERDRYNQLIQLRNDFLRESKISLGSLKGWQLFVQASARSQSGRRAMLAHREAKEIALGTDGKLRILADLIAEHYPERTLIFTADNATVYRISQDFLIPAITHQTPVKERHEILTRFREGEYRTLVASHVLNEGVDVPAASIAIILSGTGSAREYIQRLGRVLRQGKDKDKFALLYEVVAEDTSEEGTSMRRRGGKKREVGEEKVKQLEIVPPSKKAAYGSSYQTSYRAAESKDSEGKYSIQNQKSKIQNQNVAKRAADAPAKWGGDRSEETED, from the coding sequence ATGGCTCGTACCCCTACATTATCTTTTGATCGAGGCACTCTAATTTTGCATCCCCCCCCCAGAGGAAAAACTTGGGTCGATTACGCAACATGGGATGACAGAGTAGAGAAGTTTCGCATTCCAGCTATTCACTACCGCCAGCTAGTGGAAACACTGCAAGCGGAAGGCAGTAACTTTAGCGACGAAGCAAGGGGATTTGAGCCGCTGGAACTCATCCCTAGCATGGAAATGGAACCCTACCTCCATCAGAGTGAGGCGTTAGCAGCTTGGAAGCAGGCAGGACGCAAAGGGGTGGTGGTGCTGCCTACAGCAGCTGGTAAGACTTATCTGGCTCAACTGGCAATGCAAGCAACTCCCCGGAGTACGTTAATTGTAGTGCCAACGCTGGATTTGATGCATCAGTGGTATGCACACCTGGAGGCGGCGTTTCCAGATGCAGAAGTGGGATTGCTTGGGGGCGGTTCGCGCGATCGTACTCCGATTCTTGTCGCTACCTATGACAGTGCAGCGATTCATGCCGAATCGTTGGGAAATCGCTACGCGCTGTTAATCTTTGATGAGTGTCACCACTTGCCGACAGATTTTAACCGGGTAATTGCTGAGTATGCGATCGCACCCTATCGACTCGGACTGACTGCCACGCCGGAACGGACAGATGGCAAACACGCTGACTTAAATATCTTAATTGGGGCAGAAATCTATCGCAAAACAGCTGAGGAACTGGCGGGAAAGGCGTTAGCACAGCATGAAGTTGTCCAAATTAAAGTCAAACTATCGCAACACGAGCGCGATCGCTATAACCAGTTAATTCAACTGCGTAATGATTTTTTGCGGGAATCAAAGATTTCTCTTGGTAGCCTGAAAGGTTGGCAGTTGTTTGTCCAAGCGAGTGCGCGCTCTCAATCCGGACGTAGAGCGATGTTAGCACACCGGGAAGCGAAGGAAATTGCTTTGGGTACGGACGGTAAGCTGCGGATTTTGGCTGATTTGATTGCCGAACACTACCCGGAACGGACGCTGATTTTTACCGCTGACAATGCCACTGTTTATCGCATTTCTCAAGATTTCTTGATTCCAGCAATTACCCATCAAACTCCGGTGAAGGAAAGACACGAAATTTTAACGCGGTTTCGGGAGGGAGAATATAGAACGCTGGTGGCTTCTCACGTTTTGAATGAGGGAGTGGATGTACCAGCCGCAAGTATTGCAATTATTTTATCGGGTACGGGTTCGGCACGGGAGTACATTCAGCGGTTGGGACGAGTGCTGCGTCAGGGGAAGGATAAGGATAAGTTTGCTTTGTTGTATGAGGTGGTGGCGGAGGATACGAGTGAGGAGGGGACTTCTATGCGGCGGCGAGGAGGCAAGAAGAGAGAAGTAGGGGAGGAAAAAGTAAAACAACTAGAAATCGTGCCACCATCGAAGAAAGCTGCTTATGGCAGTAGTTACCAAACAAGCTACCGAGCTGCTGAGTCAAAAGATTCAGAAGGAAAATACTCAATCCAAAATCAAAAATCTAAAATCCAAAATCAAAATGTTGCCAAGCGAGCTGCTGATGCACCGGCAAAATGGGGAGGAGATCGTTCCGAAGAGACTGAAGATTGA